TCGTCGATTCCTTGGCGCTGCGGCCGAGAATCCGGTGTTGAACTGGTCGCCGGAGACAAAAGGTTGGGCGTATGCCGTTTAAGTTCCCAAAAATCTATCTGAATCTGGTGTGCTTCCTGCTGATTTGGGAGGCTGGAGGCATGGTgatctagggttagggttttgaTTGCTCATCTGTGGTTTGCTTGTGTTTGTGAAAGGCAAAGAGGCGATGGACTACTACAACATCCTCAAGGTGAACCGGAATGCCTCATTGGAGGACCTCAAGAAGTCGTACCGGCGGCTCGCTAGGACGTGGCACCCCGACAAGAACCCGACTGGTGGCGCCGAGGCTGAGGCTAGGTTCAAGCAGATAACCGAGGCCTACGAGGCAAGTGAATTATGTGCATTTATTTTCCATGCAATGTCGGTTGCGTGGCGCACGTGTGATCCGTTGCCAGTATGAAATGGAATGATAGATGTTCCCGTGGGGAGCTTCTAGTGTTAATAAATGTTACAATATATCTTCTTTTGTTTTACGCATATGAAAAACGGTTGCTCGATTAGCGTGTTCAGTTGTACATCATGATTATGGAGATTGACCATTTAGCTAAAGAAGCTTTTTAAGCTGTGGTGCAACACACCACCAGCATCTCCATTTCATGCCGAGTCATGCTAAAGAAGCTTTTTACCTCAAATTTATAGTTTTACCTGGATCTCCAAGTTGTGCTATAGGTTCCCTGTTGCAAATTAGAATGTTCAATCTACTTGAATTTACAAGCAGCAACATATGGTTCATGTTTTTCTTCTTTGCAATTTAGTACTTGTTGGGCATGTACTGCTTCTGTATATCATTTCATTGTGCAAAATGAGATCATTGTTTCATCATCCCTTCTAGCAGTTTAAAATTGGATGAAAAAAGTCTATTTGACAATGTGAACCCTTGGTCAGGTTATATTGTGAAAGGAGCTCTGCAATTTTGTATCCTGTTCCATAAGTAGCCATACTCTTCTCCATTTCAGAAGTCAAAAGTCATGACTATTAACTAGTTTTACTTAAATTTAACCATTCACTGCTTAAATCTCTGAAAATACATTTGCAGCATGTTGAAAATTATTTTTTGCTTAGGCTACCTGCAACTTCCACATTTAGTATGGTGATGCCCAATTGCCCATATAGTAATACACTATTTATTTTCTCGAGAAGACACAGAGCTTCCATATCGGTGCATTGATAGGAAGAGAAAGTTACAACTGTACAAGCCTAAGATTAGGCGCATCCACACACTCAAGACAAGATTACGACCAACAACTGCTAGATAAATTTACAACGGACACCACCAAACAAACGTAAGCCTAGATGCCATCCACACGAACACACATGACGCAATCCCGTCACAAGAAGCGAGAATCCAACTCTGAAAAGGGCGTAAAGTTCGGCCGCTCTGCCAGTCTCCCGCCATCACTGGTGCCGAGGCCTTGGAACTACCAGACACTACCCGTGTCCTGAACGTTGCGCCACCACAGCCTACACTAGATTTGTGCAAGAATAGGTCAAATGCAATTGCAAACAAAAGCTACTAAACTGAAGCTGTTTTCCTTCTCTGGTAACCATCACTTGCATATGACTTCATTGCCTCACAAGACTTACAGAGTTGTACTGCACTGCACGCACTTAGTTTTGCTCTGGCACTCCACAACATACATGGTTGCAGGGCTTGCGGTCTGTGATGTATTGTACTTTCTTCCAGGATAGCATCAGTTATAAAATGCACATTCTTCCAGGAAAGCATCAGTTATGCAAAATTTGTTTCCTGTTTTCCCCCAAGCGCCTCTATGACTTAAACATGTAGGTTAGGAGTTGTTTTACTTATTTGCTCTTCACTCAGCAACTTTGTCTGAATTTTGCCAGGTACTAAGTGATCCAGAAAAGCGTGCAATTTATGACCAATACGGTGAAGAAGGTTTAAAGGGGATGCCTCCGCCTGGTTCCCAAAGCCGGACCTCCACAGCTTCTGGCTCAACTGGTCCAAATAATTTCCGTTACAATCCTAGTGATCCAGATGAATTCTTTAATGAGTTCATGGCGAGCAACAAGCCATACACCTTTGGTCAAGACCGGAGGCGTTTTCAGCCAGCACACCGGACCTCAGCAACAAACGGTCGAAGTGAAGCTTCTTCCAGTTCACAGAAGGAGCCTGGTACCAGTACAAGCCATCTGGAAAAGCCACCGCCAGTGGAGAAGACATTACTTTGCACTCTTGAAGAGctgtataatgggacaaaaaggaAGATGAAGATCACTAGGAATGTCGCAAAATCAGATGGGTATGTGTCTATATTTCTCATATATACATGCATGTTTCCTTAGAATTCTGTTTAATGTGGGAACATTAAACTTGAATATGAGCCTGTACTGACATGATGTTTGCAATTAAAGTTTCAAAATGTTGGTCTGTATTCTCTACTGCATTATCATTGCGTATTGCCAAGTCCATTTTTTTTCAAGTAATTTTTTATAGTGTGGGTTTGAACTACTCATAACAAGCTTAACTTGAATTCATGTGTGCATTGTTTGAATTTACTATATTTGCTCAAAATCTTCTTTTGCTTATTTTAGCATGTTTTACCCGGAATTGTGAATACAGAaactttttcatattttactgtttCTTGTTGCATGTGTTCTTCTCTGTTTAGCAACCCTTACAATTTAGAATCCTTTTATATCCAGTTAAATCCTCCGATAATTCCAAAGTGGAATTGTTGGGAGTTAAATGAAGGAGTTTGGTAGCAAGAGCATATCTACTGTTTGCCTGAATTTTGAATGTTGTTTACATTGATAAGTCAGGTGGTTGATAAATGCATGGCGTGCTTTGCATAACTGATGTGAAAATCATACTGCAAGCATGTATGTGAAAATCATTCTGAATATGAGCCTGGTGGTTGATAACCAGTTTGTTACCTTTTATTTATCTACCCTTGTAGTGAATACCATTTGAGTGAAATTCTTCCTCTTAGTTTTGTTGGCTTCAGATGTTTAGGTCAGTATTTTGCGTATCTGATCGTCCATCTTCATGTCATCTTCTGCAGAAAGGTAGAAGTTGAGACAGAGATCCTACAGGTTGAGGTGTTGCCGGGCTGGAAAAAGGGAACAAAGATGACATTTCCCAACAAAGGCGATACACTTCCCGGCTATTTACCGCAGGACCTGACCTTTGTCATCGACATGAAGCCCCATGACACCTACACTCTGGAAGGGAACAACCTCCTGGTAAGCCAGGAGATCCCCCTGGTGGACGCTCTTGCCGGGACGACCATAAACCTCAGGACCCTTGACGGCAGGAGCCTTCCCGTGAGGGTGGAGGAAGTGGTGCGCCCTGGGCAAGAGATTGTGATCGAGAATGAAGGGTGGCCGATCCGGAAGGAGCCAGGGAAGAAGGGGAGCCTGAGGATCAGGTTCGACGTGGCCTTCCCGGTGAGGCTATCCTCGTCGCAGCGAGCTGCCATCAGGCGGATCATGGGGAGCTAACCAGAGAAAAGAAGGGCGCAACAATGGATCGGTCCATCATAcagaaacaagaaaaaaaaaactagctAGTCTTGTCACAGTTGGGATTGGTTTGGGTTAGTTCGTGTTCATTTGTTGTTCATAGATCAGTAGCGGTGCAGCACTAATTCCGTGTGTTTAGTCCTGTTCTTCGCAAGTGACGTTGTTTTCTTTTTGGTGACTTTTGTTGATGATTAGCAGTTGGATGCTTTTAGTTCTGATCATATCAAACGGATGTTTACCGCCCCTTTACTTTTGTCCATCATTAGCGTTTTCCTTAAGATGGATCATCATGCGATGGCTTAGCATTTAGGACGCAGATTTAGCAGCTATAACCTGCTTCCTAAAGGTGACTCTTCAACAGTTATTCTTCGTCTTCGTTTTTCTCCAGAGAGGAATAGATGCATACAGCTTATTCACTTCGTTCAGATGATGCAGTGCCTTCTAGCATCTCCAACACGTCCTtgtaaaaaaaaaactaaaaatggTTATATGAGATATTCATATAATTTAGGAGAGGCTTGCATTTGAGCATCTTGAACAAGTCCCCTTAAAACCCCCTCTATCAATGGATTTTATGTGGCGGCGGACGGGCCTGTGGCGTGGTGGGTATGACAGTGGCGTGCTGGCGTGATACTTACGGCCAATTCTTTTGGTGGCTGTTTTTTGGCTTCTAGAATAAGTTGTTTCCTACTCAGTTTATTCTAGAAGACCAAccaaaaatatgtttttaaaagACTGCTAATCAAGTTTTAATTAATAATCTTTTAAAAATAAAATTAGTTGGACTTTTAAAATAAACTAGACAGGAACAACTTATTTTAAAAGTCAGTAAAAGAACTAGTTCGTAAATAGTTTACGGGAAGAGCTATCTTTCCCAATAGAGGGGGATTTGGACTGATTGTACAGGTCCCCTAAGATGTTCATGTTtacgggcctgttgcggtgtttcTTTTTTGGCCGAACTCCACCAGAGTTAGTTTTTTATACTGGAAACGGGACTTGGTGAAGATGATCTTAAATGATTCAAGAAATAGCGTGTATAATATGTAGACTAAGAGCATCTATATCAATCTAACATTTTTGAGCCCCACGAGCTTCCTGTCTAATCAGGACCATTTTGGGTTCGTGAATGCGAGCTTTCGCTCTTGCTTGTTGTGCAAACTTCACTCCCTAATGGCAGCCTTTGCGCTCCGCCATGGCCACCCCGCCCGCACTCCTCGGCGCCAATCCAGCTCTCCTCCATTTCCATGAGCTAATTCCTTATCGtggtcttttatttttttcctcggTGTCCAACATGTCAACAAGTGTCTTGTTGTATGCATCATCTGCTCCTTTATTCAACATCCCGTTCTCTGCTTTAACATCGTCATTAGAACACACTATCTATTTGCCCATGCCTTGCAACGGGGGCATAAATATTCTGGTGGCTCAACGCCAATCGTGTCCGGCGTATACCTTACACTCAATGTATTCTAGATTTTGATAAGACTTAATTTAATTTGATAGGGGAGGTAAGGAAGGTTTTGATTTAGTTGAGGTTTTggtaagatttttttgatttcgGTATGGAGGGGAAGGCAAGGAAAGTTTAATTTGAGTTGAGATTTTGGTAATAGTTGATTTATTTGATTTCACATAGTAAATGCATGACATGGTTTTGGAAAGTGTTAATTTTGTTTTGATTATTTCAGGTACTCTATTGTTATTGATTATTATTTTGTTCGTCTTACATTGAATTACGCAAAAGCCCAAAAGAAAACCAAAGTGAAAGGATATACAAGGGAGAAAGAAATCAAGGAAGGAGGTGGAGGCGATGCTACCAACTTCCCTTCAATGGTAGAGGAATAAACAAAGATCTACGTGAAAAGAGAGTACACATAGGATCAAGAGTTGAGTTCCCTCCATATTCTGGCGCCTAGATGATAGCCGGAGACGGAGCAAAACGATGACCATGTCGTATAAGTGAGAGAATCCAAGCTGTCATGCCTATGGGCGAGGAGAAGAGtaagcactacaagaaatatgctcatatgtgatgttttttaaaatgtcgttgatgaattcgtcataaatctatgacggtttcatccgagatcgtcgtaaaccgtttgaggggatcaaatctacatataaattacgacgatgtgagccaaaacgtcgtaaccgcataagatgagatcgtcataacttttacgacgattgtaaaaatgtcgtaacatgttctaactatgttgacatgtcactcgtgggtccattatatcccacctcatcctagtttgtgaagcaacctactattctatcattccaaaaattctcgaaaaattctcataaatactttggatcatatatttctcaaatatgtgaaaaccattccttccatagttcaaaaataattcagcaatattcatttgccTATTCTGTTTAGAATAGCACttcgtgaaggaagtgctatttctatttctttgattaccctcatatttttgggcactctttcctgtccaaatcattgcctcatgaaaacttttgtaacgatttgcctagtaaatctttctcagcaaatatccaaagtttgtgttcagctaatagctttgtgaaggaagtactatataggaatatcctgatgagttgaattttttccacatcatcaatgtgcccaaaacatagctctccataaaattgtAGCCACATctcacaatccatgtgagctcatgatccaatctttgtttatggtaatattttcattttgtgaagcaactacaatttatattgctttatagttgatgaaaatttaccatgggatgacactgaccatataaccttactccaccaaattttagcacatttaattcagccagtttctctcaatatttttcccaatattctgttcaatagagagcattgtgaaggaagtacaatttttgtttatccaaattttatgaaatttttacagtaccttaatgtgcccaaattatcctcctcctccaaatttcagctcaatccaatcatctatgtgagcccagtttcaattaccattttttgtccagattggcacattgtgaaggaagtgtcactttggcatgtccaaatgatataatttttatacagtgccttcatatgcccaaattaacaccatacaccaaatttcagctcaatccattcattaatttgatcctagcttcaacattcatatttCTGTACAGTGTGTTACTttacaaagcaagtgccacctaggttcatccatttgagctaaaaatttgccaatagagtgtccttagtagatgatcatcctcaaccaaaatttaggcccattgtctatgtgaattactcacaccgctaatcaaacacttgggtgctaattcatgtttgagcttagttcagtcttcTCGTGAGATTCTTATATTGTATTGTTCttgctaacacctaccgagggattgtccaacccaccagacatgcatattccacctagaacgcgtcGCAACGCagcggtcaggcggtgaccatgcggctggcatgcaagttcatgcACTCTGGAgttgggccctcgaccaccatccaaacctcaacgtcaaggcaccacaccatgtatttctgatcaaatagatacttatatacctataaatgatttttgggaaaaataaagagcaaactataatgcagttgtagtttaaatttaacccgcttccaactgaatcgacataaatttgtctttttcacgagaggtggataaaagtttttaacatccaaccattttgtcaattgtaaa
This genomic stretch from Hordeum vulgare subsp. vulgare chromosome 6H, MorexV3_pseudomolecules_assembly, whole genome shotgun sequence harbors:
- the LOC123402588 gene encoding dnaJ homolog subfamily B member 1-like; protein product: MDYYNILKVNRNASLEDLKKSYRRLARTWHPDKNPTGGAEAEARFKQITEAYEVLSDPEKRAIYDQYGEEGLKGMPPPGSQSRTSTASGSTGPNNFRYNPSDPDEFFNEFMASNKPYTFGQDRRRFQPAHRTSATNGRSEASSSSQKEPGTSTSHLEKPPPVEKTLLCTLEELYNGTKRKMKITRNVAKSDGKVEVETEILQVEVLPGWKKGTKMTFPNKGDTLPGYLPQDLTFVIDMKPHDTYTLEGNNLLVSQEIPLVDALAGTTINLRTLDGRSLPVRVEEVVRPGQEIVIENEGWPIRKEPGKKGSLRIRFDVAFPVRLSSSQRAAIRRIMGS